The Psychrobacter sp. P11G3 genomic interval AGACATGGCTGAGCGCACCCCAAACTGACGTACCTCATAGCTAGCCGCTGCTACAACACCGCGACCATTTGGATCTCCACCAACCACTAGTGGCTTGCCCCGTAATTCTGGGAAGTCACGTTGTTCTACACTGGCATAAAACGCATCCATATCTATATGAATGATTTTACGTGGACTGGACGCTGTAGGAGTTTTCATGGTTAATATTTTACATCACTCAATACTTTTATTTTAGTATCGATTATTAAACGGTAAAGGGGTTTTTCGAATATAGAACCATAAAAATATGGCAATATCTGAATAATTTATATATCAATAATTAAATATAGTGTAAGGTTAATAGTCAGAGATATATGGCGTTAAAACACTAATAAATTCAATTTATTTAACATATGTTTACTAATAGATGTTCTGTATGGTACATACCTTAAGTTTTTCAGATTTTCCATACCGCCTGTCTGAATATTATCGCCTTCCATCATGAATATTATAGTTGTATGTTACAGTTCTAATGCTATCGTTTTACAATATATTAACCACGATAATCAATAGTTATGAAAGTAATAAATGGTCTTTTATAGGAATTGTATTTACCTGATAAGACATTGTTTATAGCTCATACCAAACTTATGAATTGAATACTGGTAAATTAACTTTCTAAAAAAATAGTAATGAGAAAGTTCAAGATAATTAAGGAGCTGATGATGAGTCATGAATTAAAAGGGAGCGATTTGACAAGAGCAATGTTAGCGCGCGGTGATGAAAATATATGGTGCGCAGTGTGTGATGAAAGCGATGAACAAGCGATGATGGATCAGTGTGGTAATGATTTTACCGCTTATATCGTATCGTTTAATGATGGATATTTTTATTGTAGTGCTGGCATGCCATGGAGTTATGCGGTACCGATTAAGATAAGCGCTGTCATGCCATTTGAAGTATCGATATAAACAAGCTAGGAATTTATTAAAACAAATATAAATAATAAGCACAAAAAAACCTCCGATAAAGGAGGCTAATTTGTACTAAATAATGGTACCAGTGGTCGGACTCGAACCGACACGCTTTTAAAGGCAACGGATTTTGAATCCGTCATGTCTACCAATTCCATCACACTGGCATGTTAGGTGATAATAGCTATTGACTAAATACTATCTAATTGGGCTACAGTGTTGACTGTATAGGCTGCGTATTATAGCAGCCTATTTACATGCGTCAAGTATTATTTTATACAATTTTTCATTTGTTCTAATGATGCTAAATAGCATCATTCTAGCCGACAAAGGCACGCTCAACTGCGTAATCTGCTTGCACACCCATACGTGGTGAAACAGTCAAGCCAAAGTTATCTAAAATGGCAGAAACCTCAGCATTAAACGGCATACTGCCACAAAGCATGACACGGTCATCATCCTTATTCATTGGCGGTAAACCAATATCTTCAAACAATTTGCCTGATTTCATCAAATCAGTGACACGACCTTGGTTTCTAAACTCTTCACGCGTAACGGTTGGATAATAGATGAATTTTTCGCGATACCATTCACCAAAGATTTCATCATTAGGCAGCTCATTTTCAAACATTTCACGGTAAGCCAAATCATGAACATGACGTACGCCATGTACTAAGATGATTTTGTCAAAACGCTCATACACTTCAGGATCACGTGCTAGTGACAAGAAAGGAGCAAGGCCAGTACCAGTAGAGAGCATGTAAAGGTTCTTACCTGGTAGCAGATCGTCCAATACTAGTGTGCCCGTTGGTTTTTTACTGACTAACAGCTCATCACCTACTTTGATATGCTGTAAGCGCGAAGTTAATGGACCATCTTGAACT includes:
- a CDS encoding ferredoxin--NADP reductase; translated protein: MSKLRTETVTEVHHWNDSLFSIKTTRDDGLRFRNGEFAMIGLVVDGKPLLRAYSIASPNYEDHLEFFSIKVQDGPLTSRLQHIKVGDELLVSKKPTGTLVLDDLLPGKNLYMLSTGTGLAPFLSLARDPEVYERFDKIILVHGVRHVHDLAYREMFENELPNDEIFGEWYREKFIYYPTVTREEFRNQGRVTDLMKSGKLFEDIGLPPMNKDDDRVMLCGSMPFNAEVSAILDNFGLTVSPRMGVQADYAVERAFVG